The proteins below come from a single Yamadazyma tenuis chromosome 5, complete sequence genomic window:
- a CDS encoding uncharacterized protein (EggNog:ENOG503P38A; BUSCO:EOG092646C6; COG:A), whose amino-acid sequence MAAEGFEKLTEVPTEFLKDGTAFIKRCQKPDQKEYLKIIRAVGIGFIMMGVVGYAVNKLVKALASTHEETRQEAVESLEKYISVNGFKLTLIQVEKLWKGLYYSMWLCDGPENQQDLSENLARIFNNSGVKTKDWVKYNEAFWVIIIKEWAGIDQWRMDKYYMLIRRILRYNFTYLNNNNWDKKLIDEFNSFMKRPLTLNKNMAIPYHLCDIYLDELEEFGDDIPEQIVQLFKELSKSAKLRTYRDKIKEDVLEDPRSKKWWFGEDEDDSEQDDDEEEWTGF is encoded by the exons ATGGCTGCCgaaggatttgaaaaattaaCTGAAGTTCCTACTGAATTCCTTAAGGACGGAACCGCCTTCATCAAGAGATGTCAAAAGCCTGACCAGAAGGAGTACTTGAAAATCATCAGGGCCGTGGGTATTGGTTTCATAATGATGGGAGTTGTTGGGTACGCCGTCAA TAAACTAGTTAAAGCATTAGCCTCTACACATGAGGAAACAAGACAAGAGGCTGTGGAATCTTTAGAAAAGTACATCAGTGTGAATGGATTCAAGTTGACTTTAATACAAGTGGAAAAACTCTGGAAGGGATTATACTATTCTATGTGGTTATGCGATGGGCCTGAAAACCAACAAGATCTCAGTGAAAACTTGGCCagaatcttcaataataGCGGAGTCAAGACCAAGGACTGGGTTAAGTACAATGAGGCGTTTTGggtcattatcatcaaagaatGGGCTGGTATTGACCAGTGGAGAATGGATAAGTACTATATGCTCATCAGAAGAATCTTAAGGTACAACTTCAcgtacttgaacaacaataaCTGGGACAAAAAACTTATCGATGAGTTCAATTCATTCATGAAGAGACCTTTAACcctcaacaagaacatgGCCATTCCTTACCATTTGTGTGATATATAtttggatgagttggaagaatttggagatgataTACCGGAACAGATCGTGCAACTATTCAAAGAGTTGAGCAAGAGTGCTAAGTTACGAACCTACAGAGATAAGATCAAGGAGGATGTGTTGGAAGATCCACGTTCCAAAAAGTGGTGGTTTGGagaagacgaagacgatAGTGAACAAgacgacgatgaagaagaatggaCTGGATTCTGA
- a CDS encoding uncharacterized protein (COG:S; EggNog:ENOG503P9S0), giving the protein MSVKQYLCQSSSAKFLSSLSSAHFSSVVEHQLYIKYQIYNLLKDKQYLRLMETLQTIISNRQASHLTPQEITFFIGKLMDHQIDTLLELTRARQGKMAPARVSELQTKADTWRARIRDLYSNLLFEDHVSIYSESLRVEFYKPSISTGIRLSVGDFENLIVFEFSNNKFDLANKWFDRFDQEFNMDQYTPKMWDIRFKINGGDPRLWKVYENDVFIVNTNVAHSYYKRMPLSQLLNSFLKHNKLESQIENIILCLGYYRKVDSIYQLIHEIYGVDVSGEKVPNKIISDTNISIGVLNSIVIALSYNHRYFESMKFINAFQSHASVYLESQEAGFFWGNLLKWTDLTTKFNKKMVLDYYIKNINPQAKHSTLPDLMNDVNFDYERYLQFTEDLIQKRVNIMRQIWSLFQSSNGRFSVVAYKTYWNFLKRSGTEQEVFEFLELLNSHNYQFSVTRGSFNFKYLGLNNTLWSIQSLYYQAIKWMIEAKLNNQLVGQVQPLINEWCLDYQMRAEATQFFKTRLPKLAKKIEEKREQEMIKQRQDDEPFLELF; this is encoded by the coding sequence ATGTCTGTCAAACAATACCTATGTCAAAGTTCTTCAGCAAAGTTTTTGAGTAGCTTGTCAAGTGCTCATTTTAGCTCAGTGGTCGAACATCAACTTTATATCAAATATCAAATCTATAATTTGCTCAAGGATAAGCAATACCTCCGGCTAATGGAAACCTTGCAAACCATCATCTCCAATCGTCAAGCCTCCCATTTGACTCCACAAGAAATCACCTTTTTTATCGGCAAACTCATGGACCATCAAATCGACACCTTATTGGAGCTTACCAGAGCTCGCCAAGGGAAGATGGCTCCAGCTCGTGTCAGCGAGCTCCAGACAAAAGCAGATACCTGGAGAGCACGAATCAGAGATTTGTACTCCAACCTACTCTTTGAAGATCATGTATCCATATATTCCGAGAGTTTAAGAGTTGAATTTTACAAACCAAGTATTTCCACCGGCATTAGATTAAGCGTTGGAGACTTTGAAAATCTTATTGTGTTTGAgttctccaacaacaagtttgatTTGGCAAACAAATGGTTCGATAGATTCGATCAAGAGTTCAACATGGACCAATATACCCCAAAAATGTGGGACATACGATTCAAGATTAACGGGGGGGATCCGAGACTATGGAAGGTATACGAAAATGATGTGTTCATAGTGAATACAAACGTGGCCCATAGTTACTATAAAAGGATGCCGTTGAGtcagttgttgaactcgTTTTTAAAGCATAATAAGCTTGAGTCTCAGATTGAAAATATCATTTTGTGTCTCGGGTACTACAGAAAAGTCGACAGCATATATCAGTTGATCCACGAGATATACGGAGTGGACGTTAGTGGAGAAAAAGTACCAAACAAAATCATTTCGGATACCAATATCAGTATTGGCGTTTTGAATTCCATTGTCATTGCATTATCTTACAACCACCGGTATTTCGAGTCGATGAAATTCATCAATGCATTTCAAAGCCACGCTAGTGTATACTTGGAGAGCCAAGAAGCTGGGTTCTTTTGGGGGAATCTACTCAAATGGACAGACTTgaccaccaagttcaataagaAAATGGTATTGGACTATTACATTAAGAATATCAACCCCCAAGCCAAACATTCGACACTCCCAGATCTCATGAATGATGTTAACTTTGATTACGAAAGATATCTACAGTTTACCGAGGATTTGATACAGAAACGAGTGAATATCATGAGGCAAATCTGGTCTCTCTTTCAGAGTTCCAATGGCAGATTTTCAGTGGTTGCATACAAAACTTACTGGAATTTCCTTAAGAGGCTGGGCACTGAACAAGAAGTAtttgagtttttggagTTACTCAACAGCCATAACTACCAGTTCTCTGTCACCAGAGGTTCAtttaacttcaagtatCTTGGTCTTAATAACACCCTATGGTCAATACAAAGTTTGTACTACCAAGCCATCAAGTGGATGATTGaagccaagttgaacaaccaGCTTGTGGGACAAGTACAAcctttgatcaatgaaTGGTGCTTGGATTATCAGATGAGAGCCGAAGCTACGCAGTTTTTCAAGACCAGATTGCccaaattggccaaaaagaTCGAAGAAAAGAGAGAACAAGAAATGATTAAACAACGACAAGATGATGAACCTTTCTTAGAGCTATTCTAG
- a CDS encoding uncharacterized protein (COG:I; EggNog:ENOG503NU5A) codes for MPFSSENYQHPEFIVKEIEEGFINLQFNNPKTLNAFAESTWRGYQELLEKLDKDPDTNIILISSSIEKSFSSGLNLKDAAILTQLAEDDSLSYRQKYDTLYKHIIEFQEAISTPARIRTPTICLLNGISYGLAMDIAATCSIRVAVEGVKMSIREIKIGIVADMGSLQRLPFLVNNKSKLNQYALTGEIFGAQEAYDIGLVSKVCADLKSGYEYCHELGSDINQNAQWAIKGTKDSLQFINNGGNVSTGLLDIADYNAIHITKIPSKF; via the coding sequence ATGCCATTTAGCTCAGAAAACTACCAACATCCCGAATTCATAGTTAAGGAGATCGAAGAAGGATTCATTAATCTTCAGTTCAATAACCCCAAGACCCTTAATGCATTTGCTGAATCCACATGGAGAGGGTACCAAGagcttttggaaaagttaGATAAAGACCCAGACACCAACATtattttgatttcatcttcaattgaaAAATCGTTTTCGAGCggattgaacttgaaggatgcAGCCATCCTCACACAACTTGCGGAAGATGATAGTTTGTCATACAGGCAGAAATATGATACGCTATACAAACACATCATTGAATTTCAGGAAGCCATTTCAACACCTGCCAGAATCAGAACCCCAACCATTTGCTTGTTGAATGGGATCTCATATGGTTTGGCGATGGACATTGCTGCTACCTGTTCTATCCGTGTGGCGGTTGAAGGTGTCAAAATGTCCATCAGAGAGATCAAAATCGGTATTGTTGCAGACATGGGATCATTACAAAGGCTTCCATTTCtcgtcaacaacaagtctaAGTTGAACCAATACGCTTTGACAGGTGAAATATTTGGCGCTCAAGAGGCCTATGATATTGGATTGGTGAGTAAAGTTTGCGCTGATTTGAAGTCCGGTTACGAATATTGCCATGAGCTTGGTAGTGACATCAACCAAAATGCTCAATGGGCCATTAAAGGGACGAAagattctcttcaattcattaaCAATGGTGGAAATGTCTCAACAGGCTTGTTGGACATTGCCGACTACAACGCCATtcacatcaccaaaattcCTAGTAAGTTTTAG
- a CDS encoding uncharacterized protein (COG:E; EggNog:ENOG503NV4N) has product MNDSNESTHLMSPAPQYGAQLGVSTGVTQQTKAEDSESPKLGTFSGVFIPTSLNVLSILMFLRFGFIVGQMGILGALGLLILSYLIDMLTVMSVSAIATNGTVKGGGAYYMISRSLGPEFGGAIGIIFFIGQILNSSLNVVGFIESLLVNFGQIDGDLYQLLPVGYFWTLLYSTILLALCTGVALVGANVVSKAALWLFVLLVLSTLSIPLSTLHTKTIFMGEAYQVGLSWRIFKENLFPHFTKGAAGSVLDTPETFRDLFGIFFPATSGIYAGASMSGALKDPSKSIPQGTIRGLVLTFVLYGIVILSIGTAVPRQLLYKDIKVIQTVNLQGYVIIIGELSTSLFSVIMGVVGAASLLNAIANDRIIPGLSCFNTKKKSINEQEKASYWAILATWVLAQLFLFADINQIAVFVTMAFLMTFIVTNLACFLLKIGSAPNFRPSFKYFNVQTAFSGSVLSVIAMFIVDGMSASLVIISLLVLILLIHYSTPPSKFGDISQLLIYHQVRKYLLRLKVDMNVKYWRPQILLLCDNPRSSWNLIGFCNHLKKGGLYVLGHVVILNDDTITKSASESDSEFSITAYKEVQKQKSAWIKLRDMANIKAFVQIALGPTLPWGVRNVYLGSGLGGMKPNITVLGFFDFAKHGLQLPLTSFKNKSQFRQLPTDDCREEQQVSINQWVQVVEDLVIMQSSVAVAANFTSLEVPSIAHYSVWSKIWRTSRDTPKADKKFIDLYPIQMSSINEVDGMSVLSTNFDTYTLILQLGSILSSVPEWKYNNHQLRVIVFVEDKSEVPEEKKRLTNLLQNLRIEAKIKVICLNDGSLSSYNYIVKGYTKNASNKFMYDKIDKILKYDQWWKNLTNARETLAQIEKQKLKKKTDQASWYGTNEYRGLGLNRSNTTTNKNGRQRRDTISNLHDKGLSLSFNMHGGILNYDGVENAYSSDDDDEFDEDTINSSKYFQIDPPVESQAPDKLAKNLNYKLSLKFSNHLASDQVSVKSSRSNLKPNFVSLKTPNAQLQDNEDDENENEDTNNVENDTKQSIGFIDDGTNCSKSEENSVLTTPNEKETKDDKIDYFNLSLDKKKKSHGKSSNDRSGMMSPSIISNDDGIIQQLKTPQFLAVDDDEDIPSLNSSTTNLPALTQRQSSKGFSRTVPRNFSTLGSVPQQQPLSHIGVQPDASELASSEGVITQKQLQQELKELSFDDIPAKGQHIILNDLMKLHSAKVQTGVIFSTLPAPSLNTHLDDNDSFEYLISDRGVGRLYATKEMNATNDAEKHRQRQEKLAAWKQKKLQKGNADDDDKKRKRLELWRIKRLGKSTDSSSPTKSATDGAPKAKVMPTLKLTKVQKPKIDTAKRSIFGDEDEEDDTRPKFKKPTLGTEETPKKATDEEEDIDLDMFIESISKNDTPTKVVLQSDNEHEDEDFEEDSDTQNDILSSKLKKLQEREKALETVDHSSIDYKPFRRVFYKPPKEFESLSSDEITKIRQDIKVKGVDCPLPITKWSQLGLPLSILSIFKTLNYETPSPIQCQALPTIMSGRDIIGVAKTGSGKTLSFVLPMIRHVQDQDPLQEGDGPIALILTPTRELAFQVNKEISNFSKSVSSCCCYGGSSIESQIAELKKGVQVIVGTPGRVIDLLTVNSGRVTNLKRVTYLVLDEADRMYDMGFEPQVKKIISQVRPDRQTVLFSATFPRKLEKLAKHGLNNPVEIIVGGINIVASEIKQKLELFEVGSLNEEEVNRIKFMKLVEVIDGFIKENENSKVLIFVEKQDSADSLMVQLISSDYNCVSLHGGKDQIDRKFAIKEFSSPDSGLDILIATSIAARGLDVKGLDLVINYDAPSHLEDYIHRVGRTGRAGKNGTAITFITDQQDRAIADIIKVLTPPIDPRLNKISEEFIAKVKSGKEKYSSGFGGKGLEKLQQQRDSTKDLERQTYEEKSSTSVSVSTTPISTTKPATEELTSNLPDFDIVEGIPSDSSGPDRSKFHSRITINDLPQTVRWFVSNGESISKIIESTSTSITHKGQFYANGKAKKDGPPKLYLLVEGLTHGAVQEANEMIKQRMIEGLQTANQSGSTGRYTV; this is encoded by the exons ATGAATGATTCAAATGAATCAACACACTTAATGAGTCCTGCCCCCCAGTACGGGGCCCAACTCGGAGTGTCCACTGGAGTGACCCAACAGACAAAGGCCGAAGATTCAGAGTCTCCCAAGTTGGGCACTTTTCTGGGGGTTTTCATTCCCACATCGCTTAACGTCTTATCGATCTTGATGTTCTTAAGATTCGGGTTTATTGTGGGACAAATGGGGATTTTAGGGGCGTTGGGATTGCTTATATTATCTTACTTGATCGACATGTTGACGGTGATGTCGGTGAGTGCTATTGCCACCAATGGGACTGTTAAAGGTGGAGGTGCTTATTATATGATTTCTAGATCATTAGGACCTGAGTTTGGGGGAGCCATTGGaatcattttcttcatcggCCAGATCTTGAATAGTTCTTTGAATGTGGTAGGTTTCATCGAGTCACTCTTGGTAaattttggccaaattgatgGGGACTTGTACCAACTTTTACCAGTGGGCTACTTCTGGACATTACTTTATTCAACCATTCTATTGGCCTTATGTACGGGAGTAGCGTTGGTGGGAGCAAATGTGGTATCTAAAGCAGCCCTTTGGCTCTTTGTGTTGTTGGTGCTTTCAACGCTTTCTATCCCTTTATCTACCTTGCACACCAAAACCATTTTTATGGGTGAAGCTTATCAGGTGGGATTAAGCTGGAGGATCTTCAAGGAAAACTTATTTCCTCATTTCACAAAGGGAGCTGCCGGCTCAGTTCTAGATACTCCCGAAACCTTTAGGGACTTATTTGGTATTTTCTTCCCAGCTACTTCAGGGATTTATGCTGGGGCTTCTATGTCGGGAGCCTTAAAGGATCCATCCAAATCTATACCGCAAGGAACTATACGGGGTTTAGTTTTGACATTTGTATTATACGGTATAGTAATATTGTCTATAGGAACGGCCGTTCCTAGGCAATTACTTTACAAAGATATTAAAGTGATTCAAACGGTGAACTTGCAGGGGTATGTGATCATTATTGGTGAATTGTCTACTTCTCTTTTCTCAGTGATTATGGGAGTAGTTGGTGCCGCTTCCTTGTTGAATGCTATTGCAAATGATAGAATTATCCCTGGTCTTTCTTgtttcaacaccaagaaaaaATCCATCAATGAACAGGAAAAGGCTTCATACTGGGCTATATTGGCTACTTGGGTATTAGCACAACTTTTTCTATTCGCTGATATTAATCAAATTGCTGTTTTTGTTACAATGGCTTTCTTAATGACATTCATCGTTACAAACTTGGCATGTTTCTTATTGAAGATCGGGTCAGCTCCAAATTTTAGGCCTTCTTTTAAATACTTCAACGTCCAAACTGCTTTTAGTGGATCTGTGTTGTCGGTGATTGCAATGTTCATCGTAGATGGTATGTCTGCTAGTCTTGTGATCATCCTGTTACTAGTATTGATTCTTTTAATCCACTATTCCACCCCTCCTTCCAAGTTTGGTGACATATCCCAGTTATTAatttatcaccaagtcaGAAAGTACTTATTGAGATTGAAGGTAGATATGAACGTTAAGTACTGGAGACCTCAAATCCTATTATTATGCGATAATCCAAggtcaagttggaatcTAATAGgcttttgcaaccatttgaagaaaggTGGGTTGTATGTTTTGGGTCATGTGGTGATTTTAAATGATGataccatcaccaaaagtGCTAGCGAAAGTGATTCTGAGTTCAGCATAACTGCCTACAAGGAAGTCCAAAAGCAAAAGTCAGCTTGGATTAAGCTAAGAGATATGGCCAATATCAAAGCTTTTGTCCAAATCGCTTTAGGTCCCACATTGCCCTGGGGTGTTCGAAATGTATACTTGGGATCTGGTTTGGGTGGTATGAAACCCAATATTACAGTGTTAGGtttttttgattttgccAAACATGGTTTGCAATTGCCATTGACATCGTTCAAAAATAAATCCCAATTCCGCCAATTGCCTACTGATGACTGTAGAGAAGAACAACAGGTATCAATTAATCAGTGGGTTCAAGTGGTTGAagacttggtgataatgCAAAGTTCAGTTGcggtggctgcaaatttcaCTTCTTTGGAAGTCCCCAGTATAGCTCATTATAGTGTGTGGTCTAAAATATGGAGAACTTCTAGGGATACACCAAAAGCTGATAAAAAGTTCATTGATTTATACCCCATTCAGATGTCTTCTAttaatgaagttgatggcATGTCTGTGCTTTCTACCAACTTTGACACATACACGTTGATTCTACAATTGGGCTCGATTCTTTCATCGGTTCCCGAGTGGAAATATAATAATCATCAATTGCGAGTCATAGTATTCGTGGAAGACAAGTCCGAAGTTCctgaagagaagaaaagattgaCTAATTTGCTACAGAACTTAAGAATAGAAGCCAAGATCAAGGTAATCTGTTTGAATGATGGTTCTTTGAGTTCCTATAACTATATTGTTAAAGGTTATACTAAGAATGCAAGCAACAAGTTTATGTACGACAAGATAGATAAGATTTTGAAATACGATCAGTGgtggaagaacttgactAACGCCAGAGAAACATTGGCTCAAATCGAGAAGcaaaaattgaagaagaaaacagATCAAGCTTCATGGTATGGAACCAACGAATACAGGGGTCTTGGATTGAACAGAAGCAACACGACAACAAACAAAAATGGAAGACAGAGAAGGGACACTATCTCCAACTTGCATGATAAAGGATTGTCTTTAAGCTTCAACATGCACGGAGGAATTTTGAACTATGACGGAGTTGAAAATGCCTACAGCtctgacgatgatgatgagtttgatgaagatacaATTAACTCCTCGAAGTACTTCCAAATTGATCCTCCCGTGGAATCTCAGGCTCCAGACAAATTAGCCAAAAATTTGAATTACaaattgagtttgaagttttctAATCACCTTGCCTCAGACCAGGTGTCTGTGAAGTCGTCCAGGTCGAATTTAAAGCCTAACTTTGTTTCGCTCAAAACTCCTAATGCTCAATTGCAAgacaatgaagatgacgaaaaTGAGAATGAAGACACGAACAATGTAGAAAATGATACCAAGCAATCAATTGGATTCATCGATGATGGAACCAACTGCTCTAAGTCAGAAGAGAACAGTGTATTAACCACACCAAATGAaaaagaaacaaaagatGATAAAATTGACTACTTCAACCTTCTGCTTgacaagaaaaagaagtcTCATGGCAAATCAAGTAATGACAGAAGTGGAATGATGTCTCCTTCAATCATTTCTAACGATGATGGCattatccaacaattgaAGACGCCTCAATTTCTTgctgttgatgatgacgaagatattccttctttgaacTCCAGCACCACTAATTTACCAGCGTTGACTCAGCGTCAGTCAAGTAAAGgattttcaagaactgTACCCAGGAATTTTTCTACTTTAGGTAGTGTtccacaacaacaaccCCTATCTCATATAGGAGTTCAACCAGATGCTTCGGAATTGGCATCCTCAGAAGGTGTTATAACTCAGAAACAATTACAACAGGAACTCAAAGAGCTCTCTTTTGATGATATACCAGCTAAAGGTCAACATATCATTTTGaacgacttgatgaagttgcACTCTGCTAAAGTCCAAACGGGAGTTATCTTTTCGACCTTACCTGCTCCATCTTTGAATACTCACTTGGATGATAATGATTCATTTGAGTAT CTCATCTCTGACAGAGGAGTAGGTAGACTTTATGCGACCAAGGAAATGAATGCTACTAACGATGCAGAGAAGCACAGACAGCGTCAAGAGAAGTTGGCTGCGTGGAAACAAAAGAAGTTACAGAAGGGTAATGCtgacgatgatgataaaAAACGTAAAAGATTAGAATTGTGGAGGATAAAGAGACTCGGGAAATCTACCGACTCAAGTAGTCCAACAAAGCTGGCAACTGATGGGGCTCCTAAAGCAAAGGTAATGCCTACTTTGAAATTAACGAAGGTGCAGAAGCCGAAGATTGATACTGCTAAACGATCgatttttggtgatgaagatgaagaagacgataCGAGAccaaagttcaaaaaacCCACTTTGGGAACCGAGGAAACCCCAAAAAAAGCTACTGATGAAGAGGAGGATATTGACTTGGACATGTTTATCGAGAGCATCAGCAAGAATGATACGCCAACAAAAGTAGTTTTGCAGTCGGATAATGAACACGAAGAcgaagactttgaagagGATTCCGATACTCAAAACGATATACTATCATCTAAACTCAAGAAGTTACAGGAGAGAGAAAAGGCCCTCGAGACCGTTGACCATAGTTCCATTGACTATAAGCCCTTCAGGAGGGTATTTTacaaaccaccaaaagaatttgaaTCTTTATCATCTGATGAGATAACGAAAATACGACAAGATATCAAGGTGAAAGGTGTTGACTGCCCACTTCCCATCACAAAATGGTCACAACTCGGTCTACCTTTGAGTATATTATCGATTTTTAAGACCCTCAACTATGAAACTCCTTCTCCAATTCAATGTCAAGCATTACCAACTATCATGTCAGGAAGAGATATAATTGGAGTAGCTAAAACTGGGTCAGGAAAGACTCTTTCATTTGTTTTGCCTATGATTAGGCATGTACAAGATCAGGATCCATTGCAAGAAGGAGATGGGCCAATTGCTTTGATATTGACACCAACTCGAGAATTAGCTTTTCAGGTTAACAAAGAAATCTCGAACTTCAGCAAGTCTGTCAGCTCATGCTGTTGTTATGGGGGGTCAAGTATAGAATCCCAGATTGCCGAACTAAAGAAAGGAGTGCAGGTCATTGTGGGAACTCCTGGTAGAGTAATCGACTTATTGACCGTGAATAGTGGTAGAGTCACTAACTTGAAAAGAGTAACATATTTGGTTTTGGATGAAGCAGATAGAATGTATGATATGGGGTTTGAACCTCAAGTCAAAAAGATTATATCACAGGTGAGGCCTGATAGACAAACAGTGCTATTTTCGGCTACATTTCCCAGAaaattggagaaattgGCTAAACATGGATTGAATAATCCAGTAGAAATAATTGTTGGCGGAATCAACATAGTGGCCAGTgaaatcaaacaaaagtTAGAATTGTTCGAAGTTGGTTCCTTAAATGAAGAGGAAGTCAATCGTATAAAATTCATGAAACTTGTCGAGGTTATTGATGGATTCATCAAGGAGAACGAGAATTCAAAAGTGTTGATTTTCGTTGAAAAACAAGACCTGGCAGATCTGTTAATGGTTCAATTAATCTCCAGTGACTACAATTGTGTTTCCCTTCATGGGGGTAAAGATCAAATTGATCGGAAATTTGCTATCAAAGAGTTCTCGTCTCCAGATTCTGGGCTTGACATTTTGATTGCAACCTCTATTGCAGCAAGGGGCCTAGACGTAAAGGGCTTGGATCTAGTCATTAACTATGATGCTCCTAGCCATTTAGAAGATTACATCCATAGGGTGGGAAGAACTGGAAGAGCTGGAAAGAACGGTACAGCGATTACGTTCATTACAGACCAACAGGACAGAGCTATAGCCGACATAATTAAGGTTCTTACTCCACCAATTGATCCCaggttgaacaaaatcagTGAAGAGTTCATTGCCAAGGTTAAGAGTGGGAAAGAGAAGTACTCTTctggatttggtggtaaaGGTTTAGAAAAGCTTCAACAGCAAAGAGACAGCACCAAGGATTTAGAGCGTCAAACATACGAAGAGAAGTCCTCCACATCCGTGAGTGTATCCACCACACCCATTTCTACCACCAAACCTGCAACAGAAGAGCTTACTAGCAATTTACCTGATTTTGATATTGTGGAGGGCATTCCATCAGATTCTTCAGGTCCCGACAGATCGAAGTTCCATTCTCGTATTACAATCAACGATCTTCCTCAAACGGTGCGGTGGTTTGTTTCCAACGGAGAGAGCATTTCAAAGATCATTGAATCTACATCTACATCTATTACCCATAAGGGTCAATTCTATGCGAACGGTAAAGCCAAAAAAGATGGGCCTCCAAAATTGTACTTGCTTGTGGAAGGATTGACTCATGGAGCGGTTCAAGAGGCGAATGAGATGATCAAACAGCGGATGATCGAAGGTTTACAAACAGCAAATCAATCAGGTTCAACTGGTAGGTATACTGTTTAA